Proteins encoded by one window of Chryseobacterium foetidum:
- a CDS encoding bifunctional UDP-N-acetylmuramoyl-tripeptide:D-alanyl-D-alanine ligase/alanine racemase — MNYTVKQIADITNAKVIGDQDLIIKNIAFDSRIIYSVKNTAFIAINTNKNSGEKFIESVIDRGINVIISEHQYPQFDNINWIIVENSVEFLQKLAQFHFQNSHLKSIGITGSNGKTILKEWLYQCLWNEFPTVKSPKSFNSQIGLPLSLLQINDSHELGIFEVGISKPHEMEKLEQIFQPQIGLLTHIGTAHLANFTSEEELIAEKIKLFKNSEVIIFNGDNELVLNKINNLYSSKKLISYGFKNSNQVYFKSNISRDENVVVQYFGEEISFPVHQRDEATLTNALALITVLKELRIENQKIIEKINALKAVEMRLEAIEGQKNNIVINDSFNLDLDSLKTALQFLNEYKKSKKSLVLTDIVGVNSNLQELYEEVSDLVNEQKFDSVFLIGDEISNFSDLFKSKTFTFINTQELIESKHLTEIENQIILLKGARKFEIEKIKDLLELRKHDTVLEINLNALLHNINYHKSLLKPATRMMAMVKANAYGLGSYEISEFLQHHHMDYLGVAFVDEGVELRKKGITVPIVVMNPEQHSYDAVIQYNLEPEIYSFRVLELFYEAVRKSGYDKEYPIHLKLETGMHRLGFKGNELDELGEILGKMNVRVQSIFSHLSSSDIPTEKDFTLNQLDTFEKNSAYLIEKLGYAPLRHILNSSGITNYTNHQYDMVRIGIGMLGESQNSEIQKQLQSVVSFKTVISQISLIETGESVGYSRRFKAAKPLKIATVPVGYADGIPRLIGNQIGNVGINKTLAPIVGSICMDMMMINVDHIPNVKEGDTVTVFNAKPSLKEFAEYCKTITYEVLTSISPRVKRIYVKD; from the coding sequence ATGAATTACACCGTCAAACAAATCGCAGATATTACCAATGCAAAAGTTATTGGGGATCAGGATTTAATTATAAAAAACATAGCTTTTGACAGCAGAATTATTTATTCTGTTAAAAATACTGCGTTCATAGCCATCAATACCAATAAAAATTCGGGAGAAAAGTTTATCGAATCTGTGATTGACAGAGGAATTAACGTGATTATTTCCGAGCATCAATATCCTCAGTTTGACAATATCAATTGGATTATTGTTGAAAACTCAGTAGAGTTTCTTCAGAAATTAGCTCAGTTTCATTTCCAGAATTCGCATTTAAAATCGATCGGAATCACGGGAAGCAACGGCAAAACGATTTTAAAAGAATGGCTGTACCAATGCCTTTGGAATGAATTTCCTACGGTAAAAAGTCCGAAAAGTTTCAATTCCCAGATTGGTTTGCCACTTTCTCTTCTTCAGATCAACGATTCTCACGAATTAGGAATTTTTGAAGTCGGAATATCCAAACCTCACGAGATGGAGAAACTGGAGCAGATTTTCCAGCCACAAATTGGTTTATTGACTCATATTGGAACTGCGCATCTTGCCAATTTCACTTCCGAAGAAGAACTGATTGCTGAAAAAATTAAACTTTTTAAAAATTCTGAGGTCATTATTTTTAACGGAGATAATGAATTGGTTTTAAATAAAATAAACAACTTATATTCAAGTAAAAAATTAATTTCTTACGGATTTAAAAACAGCAATCAGGTTTATTTTAAAAGCAATATTTCCAGAGATGAAAATGTTGTTGTACAATATTTCGGCGAAGAAATTTCGTTTCCAGTTCATCAGCGGGACGAAGCGACTTTAACAAACGCTTTGGCGCTGATAACCGTCTTAAAGGAACTGAGAATAGAGAATCAGAAGATCATCGAAAAAATCAATGCTTTGAAGGCTGTCGAAATGCGTCTGGAAGCGATTGAAGGTCAAAAAAACAATATCGTTATCAACGATTCATTTAATCTGGATTTGGATTCACTTAAAACCGCCCTTCAGTTTCTGAATGAATATAAAAAATCAAAAAAATCGTTGGTTTTAACGGACATCGTTGGTGTCAATTCAAATTTGCAAGAGCTTTACGAGGAAGTTTCAGACTTGGTCAACGAGCAGAAATTTGATTCTGTTTTCCTGATCGGTGATGAAATATCAAATTTTAGTGATTTATTTAAATCTAAAACCTTTACTTTTATTAATACTCAGGAATTAATTGAAAGTAAACATCTTACAGAAATAGAAAATCAGATTATTTTACTAAAAGGAGCGAGAAAATTTGAGATTGAAAAAATAAAAGATCTTTTGGAACTCAGGAAACACGATACTGTTCTTGAAATCAATTTAAATGCCCTTTTACACAATATCAATTACCATAAATCACTTTTAAAACCAGCAACCAGAATGATGGCGATGGTTAAAGCAAACGCTTATGGATTAGGAAGTTATGAAATTTCAGAATTCCTCCAACACCATCACATGGATTATCTCGGCGTAGCTTTCGTGGATGAAGGTGTCGAGCTTCGAAAAAAAGGAATCACAGTGCCAATTGTGGTGATGAATCCTGAGCAGCACAGCTATGATGCTGTAATTCAATACAATTTGGAGCCTGAAATTTACAGTTTTCGGGTTTTGGAATTGTTTTATGAAGCAGTCAGGAAGTCAGGTTATGACAAAGAGTATCCAATCCATCTTAAACTTGAAACGGGAATGCACAGGCTTGGGTTCAAAGGGAATGAACTGGACGAGCTTGGTGAGATTTTAGGTAAAATGAATGTGAGAGTTCAAAGTATTTTCAGCCATCTTTCGTCTTCAGATATACCAACTGAGAAGGATTTTACGTTGAATCAGTTAGATACATTTGAAAAAAACTCAGCTTATTTGATAGAAAAACTGGGCTACGCGCCTTTACGCCATATTTTAAATTCATCGGGAATAACCAATTATACCAATCATCAATATGACATGGTAAGAATAGGGATTGGAATGCTGGGAGAATCACAAAATAGTGAAATACAGAAACAGCTGCAGTCCGTTGTAAGTTTCAAAACGGTAATTTCCCAGATTTCATTAATAGAAACCGGAGAATCAGTGGGTTACAGCAGAAGATTTAAAGCCGCTAAACCTTTAAAAATTGCGACCGTTCCTGTTGGCTACGCAGACGGAATTCCAAGATTAATCGGAAATCA